One Primulina tabacum isolate GXHZ01 chromosome 10, ASM2559414v2, whole genome shotgun sequence DNA segment encodes these proteins:
- the LOC142506246 gene encoding aquaporin NIP2-1-like — protein MENATPAADPSESNRHVTRISSNFQENHAFEFPRKVIAEIIATYLLVFVTCGSAALSVSDENKISKLGASVAGGLIVTVMIYAVGHVSGAHMNPAVTLAFAAVRHFPWKQVPFYWAAQFTGAILSGYTLHVLLHPIKHVGTTSPSGTDLQALIMEIVVTFSMMFVTSAVATDTKAVGELAGIAVGSAVCITSILAGPISGGSMNPARTMGPAIASGYYKGFWVYFVGPVCGTLLGAWSYSFIRVSDKPVHASTPHSFSFKLRRMRSSEDNRIVNHDNLDNI, from the exons ATGGAGAATGCAACACCCGCCGCCGATCCATCCGAATCCAATAGGCATGTAACTCGCATTTCCAGCAACTTCCAAGAGAATCACGCCTTCGAATTTCCCAGAAAG GTAATCGCGGAAATAATTGCAACATATCTATTGGTGTTTGTGACATGTGGTTCTGCTGCGCTTAGTGTTAGCGATGAAAACAAGATTTCGAAACTTGGAGCATCTGTGGCCG GCGGGCTTATAGTGACGGTGATGATCTACGCTGTCGGACATGTTTCTGGTGCGCATATGAATCCGGCGGTGACCCTGGCTTTTGCGGCCGTCAGACACTTTCCCTGGAAACAG GTACCATTTTATTGGGCAGCACAATTTACAGGTGCAATCTTGTCCGGATACACACTTCATGTGTTATTACACCCGATAAAACATGTGGGAACTACGTCGCCTTCGGGAACTGACCTTCAGGCCCTAATCATGGAGATTGTGGTAACTTTTTCGATGATGTTTGTCACCTCAGCAGTAGCTACGGATACCAAAGCT GTCGGGGAGCTTGCAGGCATCGCGGTAGGTTCTGCTGTGTGCATCACTTCAATTTTAGCAGG GCCAATATCAGGAGGGTCGATGAACCCAGCAAGGACGATGGGACCTGCGATCGCTAGTGGTTACTACAAGGGGTTTTGGGTATACTTCGTCGGCCCTGTTTGCGGGACGTTGTTGGGGGCATGGTCATACAGCTTCATCCGTGTCTCGGACAAGCCGGTTCATGCTTCAACACCTCATTCATTCTCGTTCAAACTTCGCAGAATGAGGAGCAGCGAAGACAACAGAATAGTAAATCATGATAATCTTGACAATATTTGA
- the LOC142505993 gene encoding putative calcium-binding protein CML46: protein MENISLNPILRFIEIILNKKRIYSSFLSRFQSSIQSRLTAKCNTSRILSEKKINDFDPSTYKCKRVVETLSSKDMEMVLKRLGLHHTSNGGNFPSRLDENDVFALFESRSPRLDEVKEAFDVFDKNKDGFIEAWELWKVLCDLGLDEGSKMEDCRRMIGAFDENGDGMIDFDEFVKFMENSSL, encoded by the coding sequence ATGGAGAATATATCACTAAATCCAATCCTACGATTCATCGAAATCATCCTTAACAAGAAGAGAATCTACAGTAGCTTTCTCTCGAGATTCCAGTCCTCAATCCAATCCCGCTTGACAGCCAAATGCAACACTTCAAGAATCCTATCTGAGAAAAAGATTAATGATTTTGATCCATCCACTTATAAGTGCAAAAGGGTTGTTGAAACTTTGTCATCCAAGGACATGGAGATGGTCTTGAAAAGATTAGGATTGCATCACACTTCAAACGGAGGGAATTTTCCATCACGGTTGGACGAGAACGACGTTTTCGCCCTCTTCGAATCGAGAAGTCCTCGTTTGGATGAAGTTAAGGAGGCTTTTGATGTGTTTGATAAGAACAAAGATGGGTTTATTGAGGCATGGGAACTGTGGAAGGTTTTGTGCGATTTGGGATTGGATGAAGGATCCAAAATGGAGGATTGTAGGAGGATGATTGGTGCTTTTGATGAAAATGGAGATGGCATGATAGATTTTGATGAATTTGTCAAGTTTATGGAGAATAGTTCATTGTAA
- the LOC142505536 gene encoding small ribosomal subunit protein uS4y-like: MLLTLDEKDPRRIFEGEALLRRMNRHGLLDESQNKLDYVLALTVENFLERRLQTIVFKAGMAKSIHHARVLIRQRHIRVGRQVVNVPSFMVRVDSQKHIDFSLTSPFGGCRPGRVKRKNQKAAAKKAGGGDEDEDED, translated from the exons ATGCTTCTCACACTTGATGAGAAAGACCCTCGTCGTATTTTTGAGGGTGAGGCCCTTCTTCGAAGAATGAATCGTCACGGGCTTTTGGATGAGAGCCAGAACAAGCTTGATTATGTGCTCGCATTGACTGTTGAGAACTTTCTTGAACGTCGTCTCCAGACTATTGTTTTTAAGGCTGGTATGGCTAAATCTATTCACCATGCTCGTGTGCTAATCAGGCAGAGGCACATCAG GGTTGGAAGGCAGGTGGTAAATGTACCATCATTCATGGTGCGAGTTGACTCGCAGAAGCATATTGATTTCTCACTTACTAGTCCTTTTGGGGGCTGTCGCCCTGGAAGAGTGAAGAGGAAGAACCAGAAAGCTGCTGCAAAGAAAGCCGGTGGTGGAGACGAAGACGAGGACGAAGATTGA
- the LOC142505535 gene encoding tubulin alpha-1 chain-like has protein sequence MRECISIHIGQAGIQVGNACWELYCLEHGIKPDGQMPGDTTVGGGDDAFNTFFSETGAGKHVPRAVFVDLEPTVIDEVRSGSYRQLFHPEQLISGKEDAANNFARGHYTIGKEIVDICLDRIRKLADNCSGLQGFLVFHAVGGGTGSGLGSLLLERLSVDYGKKSKLGFTIYPSPQVSTAVVEPYNSVLSTHSLLEHTDVTVLLDNEAIYDICRKSLDIERPTYTNLNRLISQVISSLTASLRFDGALNVDVNEFQTNLVPYPRIHFMLSSYAPVISAEKAYHEQLSVAEITNTAFEPSSMMVKCDPRHGKYMACCLMYRGDVVPKDVNAAVATIKTKRTIQFVDWCPTGFKCGINYQPPTVVPGGDLAKVQRAVCMISNSTGVAEVFSRIDFKFDLMYSKRAFVHWYVGEGMEEGEFSEAREDLAALEKDYEEVGAESPDGDEDEE, from the exons ATGAGAGAGTGCATCTCGATCCACATTGGTCAGGCCGGAATTCAGGTCGGAAATGCCTGCTGGGAGCTTTACTGCCTCGAACACGGCATTAAG CCTGATGGGCAAATGCCTGGAGATACCACAGTCGGCGGGGGTGATGATGCCTTTAACACATTCTTCAGCGAAACAGGCGCTGGAAAACATGTCCCTCGAGCTGTGTTTGTGGATCTGGAGCCGACTGTCATAGATGAGGTCCGCTCAGGTTCATATCGCCAGCTCTTCCACCCAGAGCAGCTGATCAGTGGCAAAGAAGATGCTGCCAACAACTTTGCCAGGGGTCATTACACTATTGGAAAAGAAATTGTTGATATCTGCCTTGACAGGATCCGAAAGCTTGCGGACAATTGTTCTGGGTTGCAGGGGTTTTTGGTTTTTCATGCTGTTGGTGGTGGTACTGGATCCGGCCTTGGATCACTGTTGCTTGAGAGGCTATCTGTTGACTATGGTAAAAAATCAAAGTTGGGCTTCACTATCTATCCTTCTCCCCAGGTATCAACCGCAGTTGTTGAGCCATATAATTCCGTGCTTTCAACTCATTCCCTTCTCGAGCACACGGATGTTACCGTGCTTCTTGATAACGAGGCTATTTATGACATCTGCCGCAAGTCTCTTGATATCGAGAGGCCTACCTACACTAATCTCAACAGGTTGATTTCTCAG GTGATATCTTCATTGACGGCATCTTTGCGATTCGATGGGGCGTTGAATGTGGATGTGAATGAGTTCCAAACTAACCTGGTTCCTTATCCAAGAATTCATTTCATGCTTTCCTCTTACGCCCCTGTGATATCTGCTGAAAAGGCCTACCACGAGCAACTGTCTGTCGCTGAAATAACTAACACTGCTTTCGAGCCGTCATCTATGATGGTAAAATGTGACCCTCGCCATGGAAAATACATGGCTTGCTGTTTGATGTACAGGGGTGATGTTGTCCCCAAGGATGTTAACGCCGCGGTTGCCACCATCAAAACCAAGAGGACGATTCAATTTGTCGACTGGTGCCCCACAGGGTTCAAATGTGGTATCAACTACCAGCCTCCTACTGTCGTCCCTGGTGGTGACTTGGCTAAGGTCCAGAGGGCAGTATGCATGATTTCCAACTCGACTGGTGTTGCTGAGGTGTTTTCGAGGATCGATTTCAAGTTTGATCTGATGTACTCCAAAAGGGCATTTGTGCATTGGTATGTTGGTGAGGGTATGGAGGAAGGAGAATTCTCGGAGGCGAGGGAAGACTTGGCTGCACTTGAGAAGGACTATGAAGAAGTTGGGGCGGAGTCTCCAGATGGAGACGAGGACGAAGAATGA